The Marinicella rhabdoformis sequence CTAGATTTCCTAGTGCATGGCGAGGTCCATTCGACTCGCAGAAGGTTAAATTCATTCTTTTTTCTTTTTGAGGTTTCAGTAATTAATCTTTTGTTTCTAAACTATTCAGGCTCGCTCAGGATGACAATCCTATATTTGTATAGATTCAAGAAATGAATAAAGTTTGCTTCCTGATGAAATGATGAGTCATTAACCACACGGTTGGTGGATAGAACCCAAATGACCGGTGTTATGGTGCGCCTTGGTGAGCGGAGCGAATCAGACAGCGCAGCTCATAAAAGTCTGCGCAGCCAGTACGGTTTATTTAAAGCGGTTTGAAACTTCAATAGTAAGAAAATCACTCAACCGCTTTAAATAAGAAGTGCTTGCGTAGCAATCACTTAGTGGGCATGCTGATGCTGCTTCTCTTCTTCTGTTGCTTCACGAACTTCTTCAATTGATACGTTGAACGTCAAACGCACGCCGGCCAATTCATGGTTGGCATCAACTGTAACGACTTCATCTTGAATTTCTGTGATTTTTACAGGTACTGGGCCTTGTTCAGTTTCTGCTTGGAATTGCATACCAACTTCTAATTTATCAACGCCTTGAAAAGCAGATTGAGGTACTTTTTGAACCATTTGCTCGTGGTGTACACCATAGGCATCTTCAGCTTCGATTACGGCTTCGAATGCGTCGCCAACTTTTTTACCTTCCATGGCTTTTTCCAGGCCTGGGATGATGTTGTGCGCGCCTTGTAAGAATTTCAATGTATCACGGCCCTCTGATGAATCTAAAATTTGGCCTTCGTCATTGGTTAATTTATAGTGCATGGCTACCACGCAACCGTCTTTGATTTCCATAATGTGTCCTGTCTGTAGATTTAAAGCGCGACATTCTATCACAGTGACATCAAAGTCTCATTCATTACGGCCGCTAATCGCCCCAACAGTTCATCCGCGTGCTGTCGATCAAACGTTATGGGTGGCTTGATTTTGATGACGTTGTGATCAGGGCCATCGGTGCTGATGAGTATGCCCTGTTCACGCATCCTATTCGCTAAGTAGCTGGCGTGTTCTGGCAAAGGCTTTTTGTCATCGTTACATAATTCAAAACCGAGAAATAACCCTACACCTCTTACGTCTGCAATAATGGGGTGTTTTTGTTTCAGTATATTTAAACCATCAATCAGGTATTGACCCACTTCAGCGGCTTGTTGCTGTAGTTGCTCTTTATCTATGATTTCCAACACCGCCCGACCTATTCGTGCTGAGACTGGGTTGCCTCCAAAAGTATTGAAATACTCCATGCCGTTGGCGAAACGCTTGGCCACTTCTGACGTGCAAACGACAACAGCAAGTGGATGACCGTTACCAATAGGCTTTCCAATGGTAACAATGTCTGGCACCACATCATGACGTTGGAATGCCCAAAAGTGTGAGCCAACTCGGCCACATCCAGTCTGTACTTCATCTGCAATGCACAGGCCACCGGCAACTCGGACTGATTGATAAACTTGTTTAAAGTAACCAACAGGCGGTTCAATTTGGCCGCCACAACTGACGATGATTTCAGAAATGAAAGCAGCGACTTGCTTGTTGTCTTTGGATAATGCATCTAACACATCATCGGCATGTTGAGCATATTTTTGTGCAGCATTTTCTCCTTGATACAGACCACGAAAAGTATCTGGCAAGGGCAATATGTGGGTTTGTTCAGGTGCGCCTGCGCCACCTGTTCCATCAAATTTATATGAACTGATATCAATGCAGGCATTGGCATTCCCGTGGTAGCCTGATTCTAAAGCGATAACATCTTTTCCTCCCGAATAGGCTTTGGCCATGCGCATGGCCAGTTCATTGGCCTCTGAACCTGAATTAACACAATGTACCACTGACAACTCATCAGGTAAGGTTTTGAGTAAAGCCTGTGTGAACGCCACTATTTCTGGGTGTAAGTATCGACTGTTGGTATTCAATAAAGCCATTTGTTCTTGGCCTGCTTGAACGACAGCGGGATGTTCATGGCCGACATGGGCCACATTGTTGCACGTGTCTAAATACTTTTGACCCCATTGATCCAACATATAAACGCCATCACCACGCAACATTTGTATCGGATAGCCATGGGCCAAACTCAAGGAATAACCGAGATGTTTTTGTCTGTAGGCAAATAAGTTTTCATTGCCTTGAGCTTCTGGTGCTTTGGTTTCTGGCGTTAATAAATGCATCGGATCGAGACAAATTTGTTTCATGATGGGCCAGTCTTTGGGTCGGCAAGCACCCGCAAAATCATGTGTATTCCCAAGCAGATTACTGATGATTTGAAAATGTAAATGAGGACTCCAACCACCATTTTCATGTGGCAAGCCCAAAGTACACAATAGGTCTCCTCGTTTGACCTTTTTCCCCACTGGACTGATACCTAAACTCTCATGACTGAGGTGACCATATAAAGTATAAAAAGCCAAGCCATTTATCTCATGTTTCACAATCAACGTGGGACCGTAATCTTTATCACCTGGATTAATATGGGCTGAAATGACTTCGCCATCCAATGGTGCGTGTACTGGTGCATGAGCTGATGACCACACATCTAAACCCAAATGGCAGGTGCGGTATTCATAACCTTGGTTACCCTGTAACTTAAATGCATCACTGGTATAAAAAGGACGGCATTCACCATAACCTCCGGCTATATGGGCATCTGGATGGCATTTTTGCAGTTGATTGATTTTGAAATCAATCAGGTCAAAATTACTGTAATCGGCAGAATTACCCAAAAACACACTGCCCACAGACATGTCTGGATGATGGCATCGCGATTTGTTAATTTGGCTGGGCATCATGTCATTCAAATTAAACCGGCTGTCATTTAATGTTTTCACCAAAACTGAGTAATTCACATTGGCATCAAACCCACAGGCATGTCTGAATGTTGCCTCAGCCCAGTCAGGATGGACATTTGACCAACGTTTTAAAAACAACCAAAACCCGGCTTCTGATACATTTTTATAAGCATTGTCAGGTTGAACTGTTCGCGCTTGTTTGGACTTGACCACACTGACCACAGCCCGCATGGCAATCAAATGGTACAAATGAGCCAACTCAGTTTCTGTTAATGGCAACACGCTGTGAAACCCTGTCACCACTTCTGTAACAGCTTCTAAGGGTTGAGCACAATCTGAAGCAGCATAAGCGCTGGCGATGGCCACTTCGTTGATTAATTGCGATTTAACGGCATCACCAAAATCAATAAAACCTGTGACTTCACCAGACTGTTGATTAACCACAATATTGTGGTCATTGATGTCGTTGTGAATCACCTGTGACCTTAATTCTTGATAAGCACCTAAGTGAACTTTAAATCGATCCACAAAAGGCATAACCAATTGTTGTTCATCTTCAGTAAGTAAAGCCAATTCTGTTTCCACCCACAAAGCCTGTGCCAAGTCCCAGTCGAAAACTTTATCAGCACTCGTGTATTTGAAATCTTTCAAGGCCAAATCTAATTGCGCTGCTTTTTCACCCAATTGATAACGCATAGATGATGATTTTGGTGAATAACTGGCCCACAAATCACCCGACAGCCACGTTAACACGCGTAAGGTTTTATGACCTGGTGTATCAAGCGAAGTAATCGCCTGCTGTGACGTGTTTTTAATCAATTGAGGTGTCTGCATGGGTGGTTTTTGTTCCGCCATATGACCCAACATGCTTTGTTCAAAGTTTAAGCCCTCGGCATTTTCCGCACTGAGTTTAACTGTGTATTTTTTATTGCCTGTATCTAATAAAAAATTCAAATCACAATCACCGACCAATGCAATCAACTCACCTTTCAGTTGGTAATGTTGCCACAATAATTTTTTTATGTTTTCCATCAATGCCACCAAACACACCCTAAAAGTGGGTCGCTATTCAAAACAAAGTATGATATTTTAATCCGCACCAATGACCAAGGAATCTTTTATGAAAAAATCTATTGTATTACTCGCCACACTGATCGGAGGTGCTGTCATGGCTAATAATGAATCAATCAATCAAGTTGAAACCAATAAAACGGTTGCCATTGTGATTCATGGTGGAGCTGGCACCATCAAAAGAGAAAACCTCAGCGATCAGCAGGAAAAAGACATCAAAGCCGTTTTACAGCAAGCTTTAGATGCCGGACATCAAGCCTTGTCTGAAGGCAAAGAAGCCACAGCCGGCGTCATTGCAGCCATCACCATTTTAGAGAACTCCCCATTTTTTAATGCCGGACATGGTGCAGTTTTCACCAAGCATGGCAAGCACGAACTGGACGCTTCTATCATGCGAGGCAGCGACCTAAATGCTGGCGCTGTAGCTGGCGTTTCTTATACAAAAAACCCAATTTTGGCGGCAGAACAAGTGATGTTAAACTCTCCACATGTGATGTTATCTGGTTCAGGTGCTGATACTTTTTCCAAATTAAGAGATTTGGAACAAGTTGAAAACACCTATTTTGATACAAAATTCAGGCGCGATGCCTGGAAAGAGGTTGACCGAAAAACCAAAGCAAAAAAAGCTGAAACGGCTTCTGCTGATGACATTTTAGCCGCAGAGTTTAAATTTGGCACCGTTGGTGCTGTGGCTTTGGATCAAAATGGACATATTGCTGCAGGCACTTCAACCGGTGGTATGACCTATAAAGCATGGGGCCGTGTTGGGGATTCACCCATCATTGGTGCAGGAACTTATGCAGATGATCGCAGCTGTGGCATTTCAGCCACTGGTCATGGTGAATTCTTTATTCGTTACACGGTAGCCAGTGACATTTGTGCTCGTGTCCGCTATCAAAACAAAAGTATTGAAAAAGCAGCTGATGAAGTGATCATGCAAGAGTTAAAAGGTGTCGGTGGTGATGGCGGTGTGATTGGACTTGATCCAAAAGGCAATATCATCATGACATTCAATACCGCTGGTATGTACCGTGGCTATAAAAAAGGTAACGAAAATGTGGTTCAAATATTTGGTGACGAAAAATAATTAAATAAAAAAGGCGATACTCAATTAAAGTATCGCCTTGATTTATTCCTTTCTGTTTGTGGTTTATTCTGTTTTGTAGACCACTGGTTTCCAGTTATCAGCATCTGAATCTTTCGCATCAAACGCTAAATAATAAGTTTTTCCAGCTTCTAAAGTAATGTTCATGTCATTATTGAAATCTTTAGACCGTGTTTCCGCACGAGACAATTGCCCTTTTGTAAAATTTTGATTAACCATGGCATTGAAACTCAGGTCATATTGCCCTGGTTTTAACCAAACCACACCGCCTCGGTTTTGAACATTATTACCGTCTACCTGTGTCAAAGACATGGTAAATAATTGCTTGGTAACTTGTGGTTTATTCATTACCAGTTTTGCCGATGGTTTTTTAGGCGACGTGAATGGAGTTGCCAATGCAGAAACTGAAAAAAACAAAACTGTCATTGTAGTGAAAAACATTTTATATTTCATGAGTGTTCTCTTTTGTTTGGAGTCATATAGATTGTATCACTGAAACCTGAATGAATTATGAATGAGCATTCACTACTTAAACCAAGGTATTGGATTTGTAGGGTCTGCTGCTTTTCGAATTTCAAAGTAAACACCACTGGGATTGATATTTCCTGAGTTTCCGACAGTCGCAATGGCATCATCTGGCTGAACCCAATCACCCGGTTCA is a genomic window containing:
- a CDS encoding FKBP-type peptidyl-prolyl cis-trans isomerase translates to MEIKDGCVVAMHYKLTNDEGQILDSSEGRDTLKFLQGAHNIIPGLEKAMEGKKVGDAFEAVIEAEDAYGVHHEQMVQKVPQSAFQGVDKLEVGMQFQAETEQGPVPVKITEIQDEVVTVDANHELAGVRLTFNVSIEEVREATEEEKQHQHAH
- a CDS encoding aminotransferase class III-fold pyridoxal phosphate-dependent enzyme, coding for MENIKKLLWQHYQLKGELIALVGDCDLNFLLDTGNKKYTVKLSAENAEGLNFEQSMLGHMAEQKPPMQTPQLIKNTSQQAITSLDTPGHKTLRVLTWLSGDLWASYSPKSSSMRYQLGEKAAQLDLALKDFKYTSADKVFDWDLAQALWVETELALLTEDEQQLVMPFVDRFKVHLGAYQELRSQVIHNDINDHNIVVNQQSGEVTGFIDFGDAVKSQLINEVAIASAYAASDCAQPLEAVTEVVTGFHSVLPLTETELAHLYHLIAMRAVVSVVKSKQARTVQPDNAYKNVSEAGFWLFLKRWSNVHPDWAEATFRHACGFDANVNYSVLVKTLNDSRFNLNDMMPSQINKSRCHHPDMSVGSVFLGNSADYSNFDLIDFKINQLQKCHPDAHIAGGYGECRPFYTSDAFKLQGNQGYEYRTCHLGLDVWSSAHAPVHAPLDGEVISAHINPGDKDYGPTLIVKHEINGLAFYTLYGHLSHESLGISPVGKKVKRGDLLCTLGLPHENGGWSPHLHFQIISNLLGNTHDFAGACRPKDWPIMKQICLDPMHLLTPETKAPEAQGNENLFAYRQKHLGYSLSLAHGYPIQMLRGDGVYMLDQWGQKYLDTCNNVAHVGHEHPAVVQAGQEQMALLNTNSRYLHPEIVAFTQALLKTLPDELSVVHCVNSGSEANELAMRMAKAYSGGKDVIALESGYHGNANACIDISSYKFDGTGGAGAPEQTHILPLPDTFRGLYQGENAAQKYAQHADDVLDALSKDNKQVAAFISEIIVSCGGQIEPPVGYFKQVYQSVRVAGGLCIADEVQTGCGRVGSHFWAFQRHDVVPDIVTIGKPIGNGHPLAVVVCTSEVAKRFANGMEYFNTFGGNPVSARIGRAVLEIIDKEQLQQQAAEVGQYLIDGLNILKQKHPIIADVRGVGLFLGFELCNDDKKPLPEHASYLANRMREQGILISTDGPDHNVIKIKPPITFDRQHADELLGRLAAVMNETLMSL
- a CDS encoding isoaspartyl peptidase/L-asparaginase family protein; translation: MKKSIVLLATLIGGAVMANNESINQVETNKTVAIVIHGGAGTIKRENLSDQQEKDIKAVLQQALDAGHQALSEGKEATAGVIAAITILENSPFFNAGHGAVFTKHGKHELDASIMRGSDLNAGAVAGVSYTKNPILAAEQVMLNSPHVMLSGSGADTFSKLRDLEQVENTYFDTKFRRDAWKEVDRKTKAKKAETASADDILAAEFKFGTVGAVALDQNGHIAAGTSTGGMTYKAWGRVGDSPIIGAGTYADDRSCGISATGHGEFFIRYTVASDICARVRYQNKSIEKAADEVIMQELKGVGGDGGVIGLDPKGNIIMTFNTAGMYRGYKKGNENVVQIFGDEK